One stretch of Amycolatopsis tolypomycina DNA includes these proteins:
- a CDS encoding DUF3046 domain-containing protein: MRITVFRRLMAEEFGSGRAQVLARDHVLSGLGGRTVDQALTAGIPAKEIWREVCDAFDVPAERR, encoded by the coding sequence ATGCGAATCACGGTTTTCCGGCGGCTGATGGCCGAGGAGTTCGGCTCCGGCCGAGCTCAGGTGCTGGCCAGGGACCACGTCCTGAGCGGGCTCGGCGGCCGCACCGTCGACCAGGCGCTGACCGCAGGAATCCCGGCGAAGGAGATCTGGCGCGAGGTCTGCGACGCCTTCGACGTGCCGGCCGAACGACGCTGA